One genomic segment of Microlunatus antarcticus includes these proteins:
- a CDS encoding NAD(P)-dependent alcohol dehydrogenase, with the protein MSNRAAVMPELHRIEIREVPDPVPLPQQAVVRVEAVGVCGSDTAYYKVGRIGDYVVDGPIVLGHEVAGQVVEVGADVTNVEVGDRVAIEPGTPCRNCAQCFAGRYHLCPDLVFLATPPYDGALMEKMAIDARNLHRLPDAMTFEQGALAEPLSVGIWGCKRAGLEAGDEVLVTGAGPVGLLAAAAARAFGALSVTVTDVSAFRLDLARSMGFETEHSDEPGSKAFDVLLECSGAPGVLGRGLRRLRPAGRAAMIGMSKEEAIALPLSQLNVNELTISLVNRYQNTWPLAIALISSGRVDVEPLITHHFPLAQTEDALLLASTVPDSVKAVIHPQR; encoded by the coding sequence ATGTCCAACCGCGCCGCCGTCATGCCCGAGCTGCACCGCATCGAGATCCGCGAGGTCCCCGACCCTGTTCCGCTGCCCCAGCAGGCCGTCGTCCGGGTCGAGGCAGTCGGGGTCTGTGGCTCCGACACCGCCTACTACAAGGTCGGGCGGATCGGCGACTACGTCGTCGACGGGCCGATCGTCCTGGGGCACGAGGTCGCCGGCCAGGTCGTCGAGGTCGGCGCTGACGTCACGAACGTCGAGGTCGGCGACCGGGTCGCGATCGAGCCCGGCACCCCCTGCCGGAACTGCGCCCAGTGCTTCGCCGGGCGCTACCACCTCTGCCCCGACCTCGTCTTCCTCGCCACGCCGCCCTACGACGGTGCGCTGATGGAGAAGATGGCGATCGACGCCCGCAACCTGCACCGGCTGCCGGACGCGATGACCTTCGAGCAGGGTGCCCTGGCTGAACCGCTGTCGGTCGGCATCTGGGGCTGCAAGCGCGCCGGTCTCGAGGCCGGCGACGAGGTGCTGGTCACCGGCGCCGGTCCCGTCGGGCTGCTGGCGGCCGCCGCTGCGCGGGCCTTCGGAGCCCTGTCGGTCACGGTGACCGACGTGTCCGCGTTCCGGCTGGACCTCGCCCGCTCCATGGGTTTCGAGACCGAGCACTCCGACGAGCCGGGGTCGAAGGCCTTCGACGTGCTGCTCGAGTGCTCGGGAGCGCCCGGCGTCCTTGGTCGCGGACTGCGTCGCCTCCGCCCGGCGGGGCGCGCGGCGATGATCGGGATGTCGAAGGAGGAGGCCATCGCCCTGCCCCTGTCGCAGCTCAACGTCAACGAGCTCACCATCAGTCTGGTCAACCGCTACCAGAACACCTGGCCACTGGCGATCGCCCTGATCTCGTCGGGCCGGGTCGACGTGGAACCGCTGATCACCCACCACTTCCCGCTCGCGCAGACCGAGGACGCGTTGCTGCTCGCCAGCACCGTGCCCGACTCCGTCAAGGCGGTCATCCACCCGCAGCGGTGA
- a CDS encoding apiosidase-like domain-containing protein: MRAPQWQEVEVVLDGPGPTTGTARPYVDVEAWVDLVHEGGRTIRRPVFWDGGITYRVRFASTEGAGTWRWAVHAASPDHRFVPSEGELEAAPAVESSAHPGLRHGFATIPSGSRGMVHADGTPAFMVVDTAWALPFRATVEDVTTYAADRAAKHFTTVFLMAVQPDMDARGPRGRGVDGGFDVAFEDLPQGRLEQIDVDYWQYFDRLSAILVDHGLTPALAPVFQGFGWKGLRTAGPVVGAEDYARFCRYLVARYGARPTVFLVGADGTGEERAIGAGGREIEAWDAYEHPVGLHYRPHSTNRAHQDAQWLDFQSCQSGHDGDHTPDRLATMWGHRPVKAIMNGEPTYERSGRPDKATGWWQGHEAWSNVCAGGLLGVAYGAGSLWQWRLSPSEEGHASFFLAEDAGWREALDFEGSRYVGLVGHILRGLPLQDAEPCWDVVLRSRGLLAPGRFFLSYAEHGGPWHFLDADGRIGDRYWVIDPMTGLLVDSGTRPRNSGSIPGEPERPAILICADEPTPVVAAQLG, encoded by the coding sequence ATGCGCGCACCGCAGTGGCAGGAGGTCGAGGTCGTCCTCGACGGCCCCGGACCGACGACCGGCACCGCACGTCCGTACGTCGACGTCGAGGCCTGGGTCGACCTCGTCCACGAGGGCGGGCGGACGATCCGGCGGCCGGTGTTCTGGGACGGCGGCATCACCTACCGGGTGCGGTTCGCGTCCACGGAAGGTGCCGGGACCTGGCGGTGGGCCGTGCACGCGGCTTCGCCCGACCACCGCTTCGTTCCGTCCGAGGGCGAGCTCGAGGCCGCGCCGGCCGTCGAGAGCAGCGCGCACCCCGGGTTGCGGCACGGGTTCGCCACGATCCCGTCCGGGTCGCGCGGGATGGTCCACGCCGACGGGACGCCGGCCTTCATGGTCGTCGATACGGCCTGGGCGCTGCCCTTTCGCGCGACGGTGGAGGACGTCACGACGTACGCGGCCGACCGCGCGGCCAAGCACTTCACCACCGTCTTCCTCATGGCGGTGCAGCCGGACATGGACGCGCGCGGACCGCGGGGCCGGGGTGTGGACGGTGGCTTCGACGTCGCGTTCGAGGACCTGCCGCAGGGACGCCTCGAGCAGATCGACGTCGACTACTGGCAGTACTTCGACCGCCTCAGCGCGATCCTCGTCGACCACGGCCTGACGCCGGCGCTGGCCCCGGTGTTCCAGGGCTTCGGCTGGAAGGGCCTGCGCACCGCAGGGCCCGTCGTCGGGGCGGAGGACTACGCGCGGTTCTGCCGCTACCTCGTCGCGCGGTACGGCGCCCGGCCCACGGTCTTCCTCGTCGGTGCGGACGGGACAGGGGAGGAGCGGGCGATCGGGGCCGGCGGGCGCGAGATCGAGGCCTGGGACGCGTACGAGCACCCCGTCGGGCTCCACTACCGGCCGCACTCGACCAACCGCGCGCACCAGGACGCGCAGTGGCTCGACTTCCAGTCGTGCCAGAGCGGCCACGACGGGGACCACACGCCCGACCGGCTCGCGACCATGTGGGGGCACCGGCCCGTCAAGGCCATCATGAACGGCGAGCCCACGTACGAGAGGTCCGGTCGCCCCGACAAGGCCACGGGCTGGTGGCAGGGCCACGAGGCGTGGTCGAACGTCTGCGCCGGCGGGCTGCTCGGCGTCGCGTACGGCGCGGGCAGCCTGTGGCAATGGCGCCTCTCGCCCTCCGAGGAGGGGCACGCCTCGTTCTTCCTCGCCGAGGACGCCGGCTGGCGCGAGGCGCTCGACTTCGAGGGCAGCCGGTACGTGGGCCTGGTCGGCCACATCCTGCGCGGCCTGCCCCTGCAGGACGCGGAGCCCTGCTGGGACGTGGTGCTGCGCAGCCGCGGTCTGCTGGCGCCGGGGAGGTTCTTCCTCTCCTACGCCGAGCACGGCGGCCCCTGGCACTTCCTCGACGCTGACGGCCGGATCGGCGACCGCTACTGGGTCATCGACCCGATGACCGGCCTACTCGTCGACTCAGGCACCCGCCCGCGGAACTCGGGCTCCATCCCGGGAGAGCCGGAGCGGCCCGCGATCCTCATCTGTGCGGACGAGCCAACCCCCGTGGTCGCGGCGCAGCTCGGCTGA
- a CDS encoding ABC transporter substrate-binding protein, which translates to MTMPSKKWTGALLAGAVAALSLTGCTTSASPEGSSSGGASGPAGSTVAFLMPDTGSTRYELHDRPGFESKLKELCPDCKPLYNNADSSVDKQQQQFNSAIAQGAKVIVLDPVDSAAAVSLVNSAQSQGVKVIAYDRPIPDAKVDFYVSFDNEGIGKAIGDSLVKKVKEGSVPSGGGLLLVNGSPTDAAAGLIKKGVHEAVDSSGVSVLAEYDTIDWKPENAQKWVAGQISRFGADKIAGVVAANDGTGGGTIAAFKSAGGSVPPVSGNDATVAGLQLIIAGDQYNTISKPSEIVGGAAAQAAVDLLSGKAPETTGDVFGSPTKLFTPTLVTQDNLKSEIVDKGITPASELCTSEYAAACAKLSIQ; encoded by the coding sequence ATGACGATGCCGTCGAAGAAGTGGACCGGAGCCCTGCTGGCGGGCGCAGTGGCCGCCCTCAGCCTCACCGGGTGCACGACCAGCGCGTCGCCCGAGGGCAGCAGCAGCGGGGGAGCGAGCGGGCCGGCAGGCTCGACCGTCGCCTTCCTCATGCCCGACACGGGTTCCACCCGCTACGAGCTCCACGACCGTCCGGGCTTCGAGAGCAAGCTCAAGGAGCTCTGCCCGGACTGCAAGCCGCTCTACAACAACGCCGACTCCAGCGTCGACAAGCAGCAGCAGCAGTTCAACTCGGCCATCGCGCAGGGCGCGAAGGTCATCGTGCTCGACCCGGTCGACTCCGCGGCGGCGGTGTCGCTGGTGAACAGCGCCCAGTCGCAGGGCGTCAAGGTCATCGCGTACGACCGCCCGATCCCCGACGCGAAGGTCGACTTCTACGTCTCCTTCGACAACGAGGGCATCGGCAAGGCGATCGGCGACTCGCTGGTGAAGAAGGTCAAGGAGGGCTCGGTGCCCAGCGGGGGTGGCCTGCTGCTGGTGAACGGCTCGCCGACCGACGCGGCCGCGGGCCTGATCAAGAAGGGCGTGCACGAAGCGGTCGACAGCAGCGGGGTCTCGGTGCTGGCCGAGTACGACACGATCGACTGGAAGCCGGAGAACGCCCAGAAGTGGGTGGCCGGCCAGATCTCCCGCTTCGGCGCGGACAAGATCGCCGGCGTCGTCGCCGCGAACGACGGCACGGGCGGCGGCACGATCGCCGCCTTCAAGTCCGCCGGGGGCAGCGTCCCGCCCGTGTCGGGCAACGACGCGACGGTGGCCGGCCTGCAGCTGATCATCGCGGGCGACCAGTACAACACCATCAGCAAGCCGAGCGAGATCGTCGGCGGTGCGGCTGCGCAGGCGGCGGTCGACCTGCTCAGCGGCAAGGCGCCGGAGACCACGGGCGACGTGTTCGGGTCGCCGACCAAGCTGTTCACCCCGACGCTCGTCACGCAGGACAACCTGAAGAGCGAGATCGTCGACAAGGGCATCACCCCGGCATCCGAGCTGTGCACCAGCGAGTACGCCGCGGCCTGCGCGAAGCTGAGCATCCAGTGA
- a CDS encoding carbohydrate ABC transporter permease: MATATAVRVSAPAPAGAPRKKRYGGLTPWLFAIPALAVYATFLVYPALTSLFFSFTNWDGLSPGYDIVGVDNYVKMTQDPVVRQALLNNLIWTVVTIVVPVIIGLALATLLNGKVRGKTALRLLFYTPCVLPLVSIASIWGWLYNPDSGVINEVLRTVGLGNLAQPWLGQDSTALWAVMVPAVWLRTGFPMLLYLAALQGIPDELYEAATVDGATKSQQFWHITMPSLRPAHYIVLALSLIDSFKVFDMIYAMTYGGPGTATQVMGTWMYANVFQYYQAGYGTAIAVVITVIAVAVSIPYVLSQTKEHT, from the coding sequence GTGGCCACCGCCACCGCGGTCCGCGTCAGCGCGCCGGCACCCGCCGGCGCGCCGCGGAAGAAGAGGTACGGGGGGCTCACCCCCTGGTTGTTCGCCATCCCGGCCCTGGCCGTCTACGCGACGTTCCTCGTCTACCCGGCGCTGACGTCGCTGTTCTTCAGCTTCACGAACTGGGACGGGCTGAGCCCGGGCTACGACATCGTCGGCGTCGACAACTACGTGAAGATGACGCAGGACCCGGTCGTCCGGCAGGCGCTGCTGAACAACCTGATCTGGACCGTCGTCACGATCGTCGTCCCGGTGATCATCGGCCTCGCCCTGGCCACCCTGCTCAACGGCAAGGTGCGGGGCAAGACGGCGCTGCGGCTGCTCTTCTACACGCCGTGCGTCCTGCCGCTGGTCTCGATCGCCTCCATCTGGGGGTGGCTCTACAACCCTGACTCCGGCGTGATCAACGAGGTCCTGCGCACCGTCGGCCTGGGCAACCTCGCCCAGCCGTGGCTCGGCCAGGACTCGACGGCGCTGTGGGCGGTCATGGTCCCCGCGGTCTGGCTGCGCACCGGCTTCCCGATGCTGCTCTACCTGGCGGCGCTGCAGGGGATCCCGGACGAGCTGTACGAGGCGGCCACCGTCGACGGGGCCACCAAGTCGCAGCAGTTCTGGCACATCACGATGCCGAGCCTGCGGCCCGCGCACTACATCGTGCTGGCGCTGTCGCTGATCGACTCGTTCAAGGTCTTCGACATGATCTACGCGATGACCTACGGCGGTCCGGGCACAGCCACGCAGGTGATGGGGACGTGGATGTACGCCAACGTCTTCCAGTACTACCAAGCCGGCTACGGCACCGCCATCGCCGTCGTGATCACGGTCATCGCGGTCGCGGTGAGCATCCCCTACGTGCTCTCCCAGACGAAGGAGCACACATGA
- a CDS encoding ATP-binding cassette domain-containing protein, with translation MSAAAPATAGPPPTGSGHPLLSLSGISKSFGAVQALTDIDLQVDAGEVVALVGDNGAGKSTLVKVLAGVHQPSSGTFLFDGKPVHLADPSAAIDLGIATVFQDLALCENLSVVDNLFLGRELSPFALDETTMEVRSWELLRQLSAKIPTVRIPIASLSGGQRQTVAIARSLLGDPRIIMLDEPTAALGVAQTAEVLSMIRRVSERGLGVVVISHNMEDVRKVADRVVVLRLGRNNGVFDARTVTTARLVGAITGAEDDQ, from the coding sequence GTGAGCGCTGCAGCCCCCGCGACCGCGGGTCCACCGCCGACGGGCTCCGGGCACCCCCTGCTCTCGCTGTCGGGGATCAGCAAGAGCTTCGGCGCCGTCCAGGCCCTGACCGACATCGACCTGCAGGTCGACGCAGGAGAGGTCGTCGCGCTCGTCGGAGACAACGGCGCGGGCAAGTCGACGCTGGTGAAGGTGCTGGCGGGCGTGCACCAGCCGAGCTCGGGCACCTTCCTCTTCGACGGCAAGCCGGTGCACCTGGCCGACCCCTCGGCCGCCATCGACCTCGGGATCGCCACCGTGTTCCAGGACCTCGCGCTCTGCGAGAACCTCAGCGTGGTCGACAACCTCTTCCTGGGGCGCGAGCTCTCGCCCTTCGCCCTGGACGAGACCACCATGGAGGTGAGGTCGTGGGAGCTGCTGCGCCAGCTCTCGGCCAAGATCCCGACCGTCCGGATCCCGATCGCGTCGTTGTCGGGCGGGCAGCGCCAGACCGTCGCGATCGCCCGGTCGCTGCTCGGCGACCCGCGGATCATCATGCTCGACGAGCCCACGGCAGCCCTCGGTGTCGCTCAGACGGCCGAGGTGCTCAGCATGATCCGCCGCGTCAGCGAGCGCGGCCTCGGAGTGGTCGTGATCAGCCACAACATGGAGGACGTCCGCAAGGTCGCCGACCGGGTCGTCGTGCTGCGTCTCGGCCGCAACAACGGCGTCTTCGACGCCCGCACGGTCACCACGGCGCGGCTCGTCGGCGCCATCACGGGAGCGGAGGACGACCAGTGA
- a CDS encoding carbohydrate ABC transporter permease, producing the protein MSASGLAAAAALPDAVVAGQDPLARGPRPRGGIVLTIVIAVVALFWISPLLLLVTTGLRPLSDFVANGPLSWPSELTWQNFRDAWAIGKFDDTYRNSAFLLVVKVPLGVLLSAMLAFALSKLKIRFRRTIMFAVFLGLTIPIYITIVPVFIMLRSAGLTDNVLGLIGPYLAFGIPLEVLILQSFFRQIPDSIVESARIDGASEWRIFFTIVIPLSAPALITVAILDAVATWNEFLFALIILSSDTNKTIPVGLLSFQGQFSNNNTGLAAGILIAVVPILIAYALLQRWIVGGLTAGAEKG; encoded by the coding sequence ATGAGCGCCTCAGGGCTCGCGGCCGCGGCCGCCCTGCCCGACGCCGTCGTTGCCGGTCAGGACCCGCTCGCGCGGGGGCCTCGGCCGCGCGGCGGGATCGTGCTGACGATCGTCATCGCCGTGGTGGCGCTGTTCTGGATCTCGCCGCTGCTGCTGCTCGTGACCACGGGACTGCGACCGCTCTCCGACTTCGTCGCGAACGGTCCCCTGTCGTGGCCCTCGGAGCTGACGTGGCAGAACTTCCGCGACGCCTGGGCGATCGGCAAGTTCGACGACACCTACCGCAACAGCGCGTTCCTGCTCGTGGTCAAGGTGCCGCTCGGCGTGCTGCTGTCGGCGATGCTCGCCTTCGCGCTGTCCAAGCTCAAGATCAGGTTCCGGCGGACGATCATGTTCGCCGTCTTTCTGGGGCTCACGATCCCTATCTACATCACGATCGTGCCGGTCTTCATCATGCTGCGCAGCGCCGGTCTGACGGACAACGTGCTCGGCCTGATCGGGCCGTACCTGGCCTTCGGCATCCCGCTCGAGGTGCTGATCCTCCAGTCGTTCTTCCGCCAGATCCCCGACTCGATCGTCGAGTCGGCGCGCATCGACGGGGCGTCGGAGTGGCGGATCTTCTTCACCATCGTCATCCCGCTGTCGGCGCCGGCGTTGATCACGGTCGCGATCCTCGACGCCGTGGCCACGTGGAACGAGTTCCTGTTCGCGCTGATCATCCTCAGCTCGGACACGAACAAGACCATCCCGGTCGGCCTGCTGAGCTTTCAGGGCCAGTTCTCCAACAACAACACGGGCCTGGCCGCCGGCATCCTCATCGCCGTCGTGCCGATCCTCATCGCGTACGCGCTCCTGCAGCGCTGGATCGTCGGAGGGCTGACCGCGGGTGCCGAGAAGGGCTGA
- a CDS encoding diadenylate cyclase, with protein sequence MTQLTKVTRIAIYHENRNILSTDAGSHDRYHAGLLDECRAAAVARALNSDAAHDFRRWFVGYSERVGRYRVYPVIGVIGSRWDALPTLSLREYDHRIKMYLSLQEAVIHELLQSASFALSISEQPQGLLRNDRTEVVRRASGEFVRQLVYFKGAYWGGDPYSAMNLVAAQPYEGRTGVGTMLVGAESDYLLKLKFESPIRLSETRALRKALEMTDPDLQLITNGHVALGLGTLVDGYAAERESAFLLRVIGRGSWELEHAGVALLVVTDGHASVPRERLARDAFEDAVERLFGDEADVGLLWDLALTASNQAHGTMLVVHADAPAEAIRLSPPAMQAVPDLLTKSTLLAVSAIDGAIIVDPSGLCHAIGAILDGRAVPGLGDASRGARFNSAHRYLEEAGGRCLIIVVSEDGMLNLIPALPRRLKRSLVESVLLEVESLSRAPVDFEAFHKREDHLRSLAFYLTPGQCLRANDSRERVEQFREESFVSHDGLGGITRVGYSQFKPDSRLNETFFLPEDKV encoded by the coding sequence GTGACGCAGCTTACGAAAGTCACGAGAATCGCAATATACCACGAGAATCGCAATATACTCAGTACCGATGCTGGTTCTCACGACCGTTACCATGCTGGCCTGCTTGATGAGTGTCGAGCTGCGGCCGTTGCAAGAGCGTTGAACTCAGACGCCGCTCACGATTTCCGGCGATGGTTTGTTGGTTACTCGGAAAGGGTAGGGCGCTATCGGGTCTACCCAGTCATAGGCGTCATAGGCAGCAGGTGGGATGCCCTCCCAACACTTTCACTTCGAGAATACGATCACCGGATCAAGATGTATCTGTCTCTTCAAGAGGCAGTAATCCACGAACTTCTTCAGAGCGCCTCCTTCGCACTTTCCATATCCGAGCAGCCACAGGGGTTGTTGCGTAATGACCGCACCGAAGTAGTCCGACGAGCATCAGGCGAGTTCGTTCGCCAACTTGTCTATTTTAAAGGTGCTTACTGGGGCGGCGACCCGTATTCAGCGATGAACCTCGTTGCCGCGCAGCCGTATGAGGGACGCACCGGAGTTGGAACCATGCTGGTGGGCGCCGAGTCTGACTACTTGCTCAAACTTAAGTTTGAAAGTCCAATCAGACTCAGTGAGACTCGGGCGTTACGCAAGGCTCTCGAGATGACTGACCCCGACCTTCAGCTCATAACGAACGGACATGTCGCTCTCGGCCTAGGCACTCTTGTCGACGGCTATGCGGCCGAACGCGAGTCGGCTTTTCTCCTGCGCGTGATCGGCCGAGGCTCGTGGGAGTTAGAACATGCTGGAGTAGCGCTGTTGGTGGTAACCGATGGCCATGCTTCGGTTCCGCGGGAGCGCTTAGCCCGAGACGCATTCGAAGACGCAGTCGAGCGACTCTTTGGAGATGAAGCCGATGTCGGGCTACTTTGGGATCTGGCACTAACTGCATCTAATCAGGCGCATGGAACGATGCTGGTGGTCCATGCTGATGCGCCGGCGGAGGCCATTCGTCTCTCTCCCCCAGCAATGCAGGCCGTACCTGATCTGCTAACCAAATCGACACTTCTGGCGGTCTCTGCAATTGACGGCGCGATCATCGTCGACCCCAGCGGCCTGTGTCATGCCATTGGCGCGATCCTCGATGGCCGCGCAGTACCGGGCTTGGGGGACGCTAGTCGAGGGGCACGCTTCAACTCGGCACACCGCTATTTGGAAGAGGCTGGCGGGAGATGCCTCATCATCGTTGTCAGCGAGGACGGGATGCTTAACCTTATCCCAGCCCTACCTCGCCGCCTGAAGAGGTCTCTCGTCGAGAGCGTCTTGTTGGAGGTCGAGTCGCTCTCCCGCGCGCCCGTAGACTTCGAAGCTTTTCACAAGCGCGAAGATCACTTGCGGTCGCTCGCGTTCTATTTAACTCCTGGTCAGTGCCTTCGCGCGAACGACTCCCGCGAGCGGGTCGAGCAGTTCCGTGAAGAATCATTCGTATCGCACGACGGCCTCGGTGGCATCACACGCGTCGGGTATTCGCAATTCAAGCCAGACAGCCGTCTCAACGAGACGTTCTTCCTTCCAGAGGACAAAGTTTAG
- a CDS encoding sugar ABC transporter permease, with protein MSTNTALDRTDERLSDSSGARGVVSSSLRNIRDGDLGFLPVVIGLVIIAVIFQILNPVFLSSVNLVNLTLDSAAVGVIALGIVFVLLVGEIDLSVGSVSGFSAAITAVLFVRHGLNLGLAVLVACLVACAIGLLYGVLLTKFGMPSFVASLSGLLAFLGLQLAILGDQGSINLPFDSALVQFAQLAFLPAPVSYALGAVFAAGFLLARLGVRRRRTRANLSAPPLGVVVGGAVLLLIALEFVFWYLNRARGVGWMLVFFLILVLVANYAITRTKWGRSLLAVGGNREAARRSGINVSFIYWSAFVLTALLASVGGLLSAGRLASANLSSGTGDVNLNAIAAAVIGGTSLFGGRGSAFSALLGTLVISAIANGLTLLNLESSYRFVITGVVLAVAVGIDSLARRSRASHGRA; from the coding sequence GTGAGCACCAACACGGCGCTCGACCGCACGGACGAACGACTCAGCGACAGCAGCGGGGCGCGTGGCGTCGTCAGCTCTTCCTTGAGGAACATCCGGGACGGAGACCTCGGCTTCCTCCCGGTCGTCATCGGTCTGGTGATCATCGCGGTGATCTTCCAGATCCTGAACCCGGTGTTCCTGTCGAGCGTCAACCTCGTGAACCTGACGCTGGACTCGGCCGCGGTCGGCGTGATCGCCCTGGGCATCGTGTTCGTGCTGCTGGTCGGTGAGATCGACCTCTCGGTGGGGTCCGTCAGCGGGTTCTCCGCCGCCATCACGGCCGTGCTGTTCGTCCGGCACGGCCTCAACCTCGGGCTGGCGGTGCTCGTCGCCTGCCTGGTGGCCTGCGCGATCGGGCTGCTCTACGGGGTCCTGCTGACCAAGTTCGGGATGCCGAGCTTCGTCGCCTCCCTCTCGGGACTGCTGGCCTTCCTCGGTCTGCAGCTCGCCATCCTGGGCGACCAGGGCTCGATCAACCTGCCGTTCGACTCGGCCCTGGTGCAGTTCGCCCAGCTCGCATTCCTGCCGGCACCGGTCTCGTACGCCTTGGGTGCGGTGTTCGCCGCCGGCTTCCTACTGGCCCGGCTCGGCGTGCGACGTCGCCGCACGCGGGCCAACCTGTCCGCTCCGCCGCTCGGCGTCGTGGTCGGCGGGGCGGTGCTGCTGCTGATCGCACTCGAGTTCGTGTTCTGGTATCTGAACCGGGCACGTGGTGTGGGCTGGATGCTGGTCTTCTTCCTGATCCTGGTGCTCGTCGCGAACTACGCGATCACCCGGACGAAGTGGGGCCGCTCGTTGCTGGCGGTCGGAGGCAACCGCGAGGCGGCCCGTCGGTCCGGTATCAACGTGTCGTTCATCTACTGGTCGGCATTCGTGCTCACCGCGCTGCTGGCCAGCGTCGGCGGTCTGCTCTCGGCCGGGCGGCTCGCCTCGGCCAACCTCAGCAGCGGCACGGGTGACGTCAACCTGAACGCGATCGCGGCGGCCGTCATCGGCGGCACCAGCTTGTTCGGCGGCCGGGGCAGCGCGTTCTCGGCGTTGCTCGGCACCCTGGTCATCTCCGCGATCGCCAACGGGCTGACGTTGCTGAACCTCGAGTCGTCCTACCGCTTCGTGATCACCGGTGTGGTGCTGGCCGTCGCGGTCGGCATCGACTCCCTGGCTCGGCGCAGCCGGGCCAGCCACGGACGCGCCTGA
- a CDS encoding LacI family DNA-binding transcriptional regulator, with translation MSRPPPGGARGPRRISRADVAARANVSHGTVSHVLNHPERVRPDTRARVEAAIAELGFVRDEAARHLRAGYSTTIGLMLLDAWNPSFTEVARGVEERTALGPWTVLMSNTARDTDREQRYLQEYAARRVAGLIVIPNDHADGQAMLPTNVGVPMVVVDRADQGGDTMSIAVDDVLGGRLVAEHLAGLGHRRIAFVGDPDFARPVRSRFEGFAQALRERGVLDLEVLPAPLTIEGGLVVGRQLATRSAAERPTAVAAAVDLLAFGILQSLLAAGVRVPDEMSLAGYDDIPFTAQLSVPLTSLARPHAQMGVDAADLLLRELEGDRPEERHLLRRPELMVRASTGPPPDASERPPRGPTR, from the coding sequence GTGTCAAGACCCCCGCCCGGCGGTGCGCGAGGACCTCGGCGAATCAGCCGGGCGGATGTCGCAGCGCGCGCGAACGTCTCGCACGGCACCGTCTCCCACGTCCTGAACCACCCCGAGCGGGTTCGTCCCGACACTCGTGCCCGGGTCGAGGCCGCGATCGCCGAGCTCGGCTTCGTCCGGGACGAGGCCGCCCGCCACCTGCGCGCCGGCTACTCGACGACGATCGGGCTGATGCTGCTCGACGCGTGGAACCCGAGCTTCACGGAGGTGGCGCGCGGCGTCGAGGAGCGCACCGCGCTCGGGCCCTGGACCGTGCTGATGTCCAACACCGCTCGCGACACCGACCGCGAGCAGCGCTACCTGCAGGAGTACGCCGCCCGGCGGGTCGCCGGCCTCATCGTCATCCCCAACGACCATGCCGACGGCCAGGCGATGCTCCCGACCAACGTCGGCGTCCCGATGGTGGTCGTGGACCGCGCGGACCAGGGCGGCGACACGATGTCGATCGCCGTCGACGACGTCCTCGGCGGCCGGCTCGTCGCCGAGCACCTCGCCGGCCTCGGGCACCGGCGCATCGCCTTCGTCGGCGACCCGGACTTCGCCCGTCCCGTGCGGTCGCGCTTCGAGGGCTTCGCCCAGGCCCTGCGCGAGCGGGGCGTCCTCGACCTGGAGGTGCTCCCGGCGCCCCTGACCATCGAGGGAGGCCTCGTGGTGGGGCGGCAGCTCGCGACCCGCAGCGCGGCCGAGCGCCCGACCGCCGTCGCGGCCGCCGTCGACCTGCTGGCCTTCGGCATCCTGCAGAGCCTGCTGGCCGCCGGGGTCCGCGTCCCCGACGAGATGTCACTGGCCGGCTACGACGACATCCCCTTCACCGCCCAGCTGTCGGTGCCGCTCACGTCCCTGGCCCGGCCGCACGCACAGATGGGGGTGGACGCCGCCGACCTGCTGCTGCGCGAGCTGGAGGGCGACCGACCCGAGGAGCGCCATCTGCTGCGCCGCCCCGAGCTCATGGTCAGGGCGTCCACCGGCCCGCCGCCGGACGCATCTGAACGCCCTCCACGAGGACCGACGCGCTGA